The Anopheles moucheti chromosome 3, idAnoMoucSN_F20_07, whole genome shotgun sequence genome contains the following window.
GACGGTTACCCGCAGTATTTGGCCATTTGGGAATATTTTCCCAGCGTCAAACCTTCCGTAGCAAAGACTGGCTATCTAACTGCGTACTGAAATAAAGTTTAGTAAGCGATAGGTAGGCATCTTAATACTAAGGACACCCCTGATGATGATATCGTTTGCGAGGTTGGgataaaatacaaacattaaaattaacaCAACTAAGAGGCACTAAAACTCATCCATCCTTTTCAAACATTCCAGAAATCCCATCGTCTTCTACCAACAAACCTATACGTGGTGCTGTACAACTTCAAGTCCCGCCATCAGGATGAGCTGGACCTTAAAGCCGGTTACAAGGTATGGTATGGTTTGGCGCAGAACAGCAGAACAACCGCCTAAAATCACGGCACACCGACATTTGCAGGTCACTGTGATCGATACGTCCGATCCGGACTGGTGGAAGGGAAAGTGTCTCGGGAAGGTCGGTTACTTCCCATCGAAATACTGTGCAAAGCTTGCAGCGTCGGAAAAACCCCTGCAGGTCACACACAACCTGCAGGTGACGGATAATGAGCGAGGAGACGGCACGTTAACGCTACTTCGCGATCAGATTGTTATACAGGTGAGTACGGCACTGTGGAGATCGTTCTAGAGGCTTGATGTTAATCTGTTGTATCTCTCACCCGCGGTCTTTAGGTGGGCGAAGAGGTCAATGGTATGGTGATGGTGCGCTCGGCCGACAACCGACAGGGCGTATGTCCGGTCAAGTACTTGCAGGAGGTCTGACAACCGGAAGAGGAAAAACTCGACCGGGACCGTGATAAAGACCACAGACAGCATACGGGCGCCACCGGCAAGGGTGCGGGTTCTAGCGTATCCAATGCGAAGGCAAGCCGGAAGGAGGCAACGACGGGCGGGCAACGGCACGAGGGCCGCCCAGACCAGAAAGACCAATGCCACGCGGGCGGACACCATTACCACCGGGAGAGTCGCAACAACTTCCACAAGTCGTACGATCGGAGCTGGGAAAAGTGGGAGAAGTTCCGCGAGAAGAAGATGGAGATGATGAAGGCCCACAAGTACAACGTGGAGCACCGGCTGAAGTACGACAACCAGGAGCGCATCCTCTACCGGCACCATTTCAACTACTACCCGGTGAAGCGACCCCGGCCGCGTAAAACCTCCCTCGAGCCCAACTGGTACACGGAGAACATTTACTCGAACCAATCCATCGACAACTCGGACGGTGAGCTGGGCGTGGGCTTCCAGCGCCCCATGCCACATCTGACGTCCGGCGCACCGGGCGGGCGGGATATCAACGGTAACATGAGCATGGGTGGACTGGAGGACGACGGTATCTTTACGATCGATGGCCATTTCGAGCGGCGGCACAACTATCCAAAATCCAACAGCTGTTGCTTCGGCGTTAACCGCATGCGCGACATTGACGAGCTCGGCGATGGGTTGGAGCGCGATGGGTGGACGGAGCGTTACCCAAAGATACCGAAATCCTACTCGTTCAGTACGTCCCGCAGCATGGGCGTCGGGTTCAACATGGCGAAGCTGTACAACCGCAACAGCTTTGAGATGCCGGAATTCCCGAGCCATCGCCGGCGCCACCCGGAAGGGGGTCGGGCGGTCGTGCGGCTCTGCGACCGGGAGGGTTGCTTCAACGAGACGTGCTTCAGCAAGGACGAGAAGAACTtttacaacaacaataatCTACACAACAATAacgtaaataataacaataacaacatgCACAgcaccatcaacaacaacaacggcagcagcaacacgtatcggcacaacaacagcaacatcattaGCGAGTGGAATCTGCGGAATCGAAACAATCTGCGGATCGGTGCGGGCGGTGTGGGTGATGCTATTGCACCACGGCCACAGTACGTCATGGAGGAGGACTTTGATCTGTTCGACGAGGACGACGATGACGGGGAGGACGAGGAGGCCACCGATCGGGAGGATCAGGAGGAGATGGAGAGTGATCTGAACACGCTTTACGCCGAGGATCGTCATTCGATCGCCTGCGGTGACTACGGTGGAGTGGCCCGCGAACTGTACGGCCATCCATCGCGGGCAGGAGGTGCGGGCCACGCAGCCGATCTGTATCGGGGGCAACGCTCGAAACCGCTGCACCGTGGGCGGCTCGATCGTGTGGCGAAGTACGCGGACGCGGAGTACACCGACAACTACAGACGATCGTTTGAGGATTTCTTCAACCAGAACTGCTGCATCGAGCGGAACCATCGGCAGCTGCAGGACGCCGGACGGTTCCTGCTGAAGGCCCCCGTTACGCCGCCGAAGAACAAGAGCATGCTGGAGGTGAAGCCACCGAATCGCTTCGATGACACCTCGTCCGACTCGACCGATCTGGAGCTGGATGATTTTAACTTCGACTTTGAGAAGTATTGGGAGGAGCTGGAGAAACCGTCCCCCACGTCACCGAGCGAGCTGGAGGAGCGCAAGAGCGCGGGTCGGAGTGCGATGGCCGGCGGGACGGCGGCCCCCACCAAGAAGGTGAAGAACGTCAATCTCAGCCGGTGCTACAACAACGGTACGGTTATCGACATCTACCACGACGATGATCCGTACCATCGGGACCACTACCACTACCGGGAGGGTGGCATCGGCAAGGCGACCAATCACAACCACAGCCACCGGCATCGCACCGGGCCGGCGGCGAGGAGTAAAGGGTCGCGCCACAAGGTTTATCCGGCGGAGCGTGACAAGCGGCTGGCGGAAGACACTGGCCACCTTTCCGACAAGGGACCGGCCGCGCATGAGCCCAACGGTGGCAAGACGCTGGACGCAGCCGGGAACGCGATAGGCGGCAACAGCAATGCGATCAGCTTCCTCAACAACATCTTCTCGATCTACAAGCCGAACAAGTACTCGCCGCTCAACTGTCACGTGGAGCAGAACTATCTGAAAAACATACCCGCGAAGAAGATGAACATTGTGGCAAGTTCGGCCAGCCGACCGTTGGGGGCTGGCGGTGACACCCGCCACACAGCCGGCGGTGATCCATCCTCGACCAAGCGGCCGCTGACGGTGCACCCGAGCAAACCGTCCGTTGCGTCGGTGGCGACGGCGGCCCGGCGCAATGCGTCCCGCCCGCAGCCCACCAAGGACCCGCAGGCCCGGTTCCAGATCATACCGGAGAAGACGGGCGTCAAGATTTCGCCCCTTTATCGGCTGGATGCGCAGGACTATAGGCGGGCGCGCTATAAACTGAAAAGCACCTCCCGGCCCCTGTCATTCTGGTGAAAATTGCTCGACTGTTCGTACTATTCGGATGGCCGGCTGGACGGATTGCCGGTGGTGAAGAAGACGCGGCGTCACACCAAGTATCTCAAGTACTGAAAAACGGCGAAGATACCAAACCaaaaggaacaacaacaacaaaaaccaaaccgcGCACACAACAACACCTCCAACGGAGGTCTTTCTGTCACCACGTCACCACGTCACtcgtacataaaaaaaaaccgaacgacATCTGCCGTTGCTCAGACGTTGCTCCATCTCTCGGCTCCAAGCATAACCTCCCCAACATATACCGATCAACCCAACATCGGGAAGCATTGCCGAAAGCGATCGCCATTTTACCACCccacacaaccaccaccaccttacCACCGCCCACCCCTTCAAAAGCACGCAACCATTCACCATCACCATTGTATTGGCTGTACATCCAGATCGGTGTCTTTCGATGTTCTTTGtatcagtgtgtgtgtgtgtatgtatcaTTGTCACCATTGTCCTTTAGCGCGCGGATTGCGAGGagttaaaccaaaaaaagaaaggacgatcccccaaaacaaaccaaaccatttGCCATCTGCCACTAACTCGCATaaacaacaagaagaaaaaaaaagacaaaacaaaacaaaaacatataacaaaaaaatcgattttGATACATTTTTGCCTCCCGTTGGTCGGGAGCGAgttttttatagcaaacaacaaaaacgaaacgaacaaagCGAACCCCGGCCcggcaacacaaaaacaaacaaccaaccaaagaccaaacaaaaacaaaacaacaaacgcgcATTGTTACACTGGGTCAAGATGCGGGATGGGGGTGTTTAAAAATGGTGGCGCACACGTTCATCCACGCAACGAAGCGATCGACGCGATCGCTGCGCAGATCGCAGACGATACACACCCCCGCGGCGCGCGCAAACAAATTTTGATAGCAAAAAACGCCGACGTTGCGCCAACGAGTTACGCCTAGCAAAATGCATTTATTTGGAGAAACTTTATAGCGCAAAAGGTTCCGAACCTCCACAAGACCCGGGAGTGAGGGAAAGGAAGGATGAGGAAGTAAATTTGCCTTTTAAAAGGTGTGCTGATAAACAACGTatctttacaaaacaaactccCCCCCATTCAACTCCAATTCCCTTGCATAGTTCATCCGATTTTACTGTACTCCCGGTTGGAAAGCTCCCGGTTGGAAAGCTCCCGCTGGTTTGTTTCAGTAGGACTCCGAAAGCATGGCTCAGACGCAACAAAGACTAAAACAATAGATACGAACTTACGTGCGCATGTATGTTTATTCGTACTCTTTCATCCTTCTATTATTAAACACATTGTAACACATTTAGAAACAATCGCAACGCGAGAGTGGTGTTAGAAGCGGAGAGGAATGTAATATCTATCATCGTTACCTGTACATACCCACAGCGTACCCCTTGTTTTGTTGACTCATTAGAAAATTTTAATACGAAGTGTGGTGTGAAGTAAAttaaagtagaaaaaaaacaaccccggaATGGTTGAGCTTTTTCCACATCTAAAATAGGATCTTGCAAAGCGTGGAGTACGGTTCCACACCCATCATTCTCCACATAATCCTGTACATTAAGCCACCTGTATACACATACACGCGAACAAACGCCCGCGGAACGATAGAATTCCGGGACCGAACAATAGAGGCTGACCAATGGCGTTAGTGGTGACCACcagtgtgagagtgtgtgccgGAAGCACTCATCAACAGCAAAAGTACATACCAAGTTTACATCCATACCACATTGCGAGCCTTTTTTTAGCGCGCACATCCTTTActgtagaagaagaaaagaaaagcgttacctcttccatttgaatagctctctctctctttctctccaagTTTGCGCCTTTTTATCCGCAATTGTTTACAAAACTAAATACAATTCCCTCATTAGTGATCCTCCATTTCCTTTCGACGGTTTTGTGTAGTATAAGCCGAGTTGCAGTAGTTTGACAGCTCGATTCTAATGTTTGAATTAGCAAAGCTCCTTAGCGAAAGCTCCTTTCCTCTctcaaacacaacaaaaaaacacaatagaCGGAAACTGTGAAATGGCTTTCGAGTGTTGGAATGCTACACCCAAAAGTATCTTCGAAACCCTTCCCCCCCTTTCTCTTAATACACAAAGTGTCCAGAGCGTAGGACGGTAGATCCTCACCTTGGTAATTACTTGGTGTTGGACAAACGAAGATAGTGTTCCGAACTCAACCCCCAAAAGACAGCCTCCTCCTCCACCGGAGCCTTATATTGTGCTCtctatctatctctctctctctctctctctctctctctctatctctcttccCTTTTTCTGCCAAACAAGCGACAACTTCCACTATACTGGAATGATAGAAAAGGCATACAAACCAGCGGCCAGTGCATGATTGCCCGAATACTACGAACGCGGTATAGACATCTTGACGCAAACTTTAGCAATTACCGACCATCGACTCCGCTGACCCAGTGCTACTGATGGTCGGTAACTGTTGGCGAAAGTTCGCAGATACAATAGTGCAGTTATCATATTAGTTCAGCAAAACGGTTGCACCCGGAAAGTTTAGTTCCGAATTGGCACCACATCGGGGTGCCCCTTTTTACGCAAGGATTAGGGGGACTACCATATTTCTAGTGACTTTGTttcgtgtgtgggtgtgtgtggccCACCGATGGATGGTGGGCATTCTGAATACATTTGATTGAGGTGGGGGGACTTTCCACCGTGAGTGCACATCGCTTTACGCTTGATTTGAAGTACGGAACAGAACTCTCAGTTTGTTGGACATTTTTGCCATATGCCACAAAACACACAGTGAAGCTTGGTTTTGTGGCAGTTTACTAACGAaaaatacacactcacacacactaatTACAATGGATTTATAAGCATGCAGATAGAATAGCGGCTACAGAACATAACTAACAGCATTTCGAAAGGAGCTTTCGAGGCGTTTCTTACAGAACTCTAGCTAGATCTAATACGTAACACAAACTAACCAGCAACTGAAACTACACGGAATACATAGAACGAATACTAAATAGGCACTAAACTAAAGCGATCGGTAGGAAAAGAGtagtgaaaagcaaaacacctCCCCGTTCAGCCAATAGCTTTCCTGTCCATTTGCGCtcaccacactcacacacacacaccctagATGTCGCATTGTTTCCCAGAATATCCGGTAGAGGGCTTTCAGCTTTGCTTGGGCACGTTTCGTTCTGTCAAAACAGCGAAACTGACACGCGTTTATGGTGGAAGCTAGTAGTCTCACACAAGAATTTATGGTAGTTAATagcaacccccctccccctccctccccttccGTAGGTTAAAAGCTGTTTTTCACGTAGATGTGTAACAAAAGTGTGTTTGCTGCGAAGAGTGGCGTCCTGCATCTAGTAGCCATAGATCGCTGCTATGGGAGTCACCGAAAGCAAcgcacaatacacacacacacacaacagaaacaagcaaacaacacacatttgATTTGTTATCTTTAGCGAATGAACGTTATGCCGCATTTCTTTCTTATGGTGCATCGTGTCAAGCGTGACCGAATCGTTTTCCCGTGTAGTGCACGTGTGCGCATCTCGGTACGCTtgcaccgatcgatcgatgtaGCGCATGAATGGATACCTTATACCCCATTCCCTGATGCGATCCGGTGCGTTAATTAGATATGTGTGTAGCGGAGTGGAGTATTCCTTCGCGGGTGTCCCACCCGTCTCTCACCCTTCCCCTGTTGCCCAATGGGGGTGTTACTCCCTACCGATAGAGAGGGGACGACGACAGGGATGCAAACTTTGTGCATTGCCAGACGCATAATTACCACGGAGCTTACAGAGTACTGTGTTTTACCGCACGACCGAGCATGGTACGCTCAATTTTTAAATCAAGTACCCGGCAACTCTCCACTTAACCTATACGAACTAGTAGCGGGGTGTATTTTTATGTAGTGGAAAGGCACCAACAGCCCATGCTAGCGATCAGCAACAGAACCCCCACACAGTCAGTATATGAACGAACGGAAGCTAGCAGTAGTATACATGCATTTACAGGAACACATCACATGTCACCTGCACACTATACGAGAGATGTCACTAGTAGCACacgcaaagcaaagcaaagcaaaaaaaaacgcttcatCTGTCATCGTTGTCTAGAGCCACACTGTCATGACCATTAATCGCGGGCGGCCCAACAAATGGATAGGGGGCGTGTAGAGTGTTTTAGGGTGCGACACGCGAGATCGCATCGGGCCACCCCTCTTATACACGACAGCCAACCAGCTATACCAAATAAATGTG
Protein-coding sequences here:
- the LOC128303006 gene encoding uncharacterized protein LOC128303006, translating into PEEEKLDRDRDKDHRQHTGATGKGAGSSVSNAKASRKEATTGGQRHEGRPDQKDQCHAGGHHYHRESRNNFHKSYDRSWEKWEKFREKKMEMMKAHKYNVEHRLKYDNQERILYRHHFNYYPVKRPRPRKTSLEPNWYTENIYSNQSIDNSDGELGVGFQRPMPHLTSGAPGGRDINGNMSMGGLEDDGIFTIDGHFERRHNYPKSNSCCFGVNRMRDIDELGDGLERDGWTERYPKIPKSYSFSTSRSMGVGFNMAKLYNRNSFEMPEFPSHRRRHPEGGRAVVRLCDREGCFNETCFSKDEKNFYNNNNLHNNNVNNNNNNMHSTINNNNGSSNTYRHNNSNIISEWNLRNRNNLRIGAGGVGDAIAPRPQYVMEEDFDLFDEDDDDGEDEEATDREDQEEMESDLNTLYAEDRHSIACGDYGGVARELYGHPSRAGGAGHAADLYRGQRSKPLHRGRLDRVAKYADAEYTDNYRRSFEDFFNQNCCIERNHRQLQDAGRFLLKAPVTPPKNKSMLEVKPPNRFDDTSSDSTDLELDDFNFDFEKYWEELEKPSPTSPSELEERKSAGRSAMAGGTAAPTKKVKNVNLSRCYNNGTVIDIYHDDDPYHRDHYHYREGGIGKATNHNHSHRHRTGPAARSKGSRHKVYPAERDKRLAEDTGHLSDKGPAAHEPNGGKTLDAAGNAIGGNSNAISFLNNIFSIYKPNKYSPLNCHVEQNYLKNIPAKKMNIVASSASRPLGAGGDTRHTAGGDPSSTKRPLTVHPSKPSVASVATAARRNASRPQPTKDPQARFQIIPEKTGVKISPLYRLDAQDYRRARYKLKSTSRPLSFW